ctgcaccccctgcccccccacccaccccacccgtGTTCTCAAGCACACACACGCTCTTCTaataagtaaaaactttaaaaatatttatttttaataatagtattttttttttttagattttatttattcatgagaggcagagacccaggcagagggagaagcaggctccatgcagggagcccgacgtgggactcatcccaggactccagggtcacaccctgggccgaaggcggccctaaaccgctgggcccccggggctgcccagtaataTTTTAACTAGAATTGAGCTCTTGACTTGGCACACAGGGTGCACAGAACAGGCCTGGATCTGAAGGCTCCAGATCTCCCAGGCCGGAGGGCCCCGGCGGGCTGGCCTGGAGCAGAGACACACGGGCCGCGCCCAGCTCCGTCCTAAATGGCCTTGGTGTTGCTTTTAGCAAACCTAAACCGTCAGCTTCGTCTCTCAGGATCtgaggaggagggcagcccccTCCAGGGCAGACCCTCTGGCTCTCCAGACACCGTCCTGCTCAGACGTGGTGAAGCTCCAAGGGCTAATTCCTTTGCTCTGGTCGTTTCCCAAGAACCAGTGACAGACtaataatttgccttttttttttttttatgatagtcacagagagagagagagagagagaggcagagacacaggcagagggagaagcaggctccatgcaccaggagcccgacgtgggattcgatcccgggtctccaggatcgcgccctgggccaaaggcaggcgccaaaccgctgcgccacccagggatcccaataatttGCCTTTTAAACGGGCCAAGGGTATTACCAGGCAGCTCgcagaaaaggaaatgtaaacgGCCCGTGTCATTTTTTAGGTTTATTCactcattagagaaatgcaacttCAAGCCAGGGAGACCTGTCTCGCGGGCGAACCCCAGAGGCTCTGTGAGCCGTGGGAGGTCCCGGTCGCTGCGGCTGCCCGAGACCGTGCTCCACGGAGGGGCCCAGCGAGCCCCGTGGTTGCTGCACGCGCTGCGACTCGGGGCTCCGCTCCCGGGAACCCGTCACCCGTCCTCCAGGCTGGCTTCGGTGGGGAAGACAGCCACCTGCCATCTGCTGCAGCAAAGGACTGGGCAAGACTCAACGCCCTCGGTCCACGGGGTGACGAGGTACGTCCACGCGGCCCCAAACGAGAACGGGACGCTCGTTCAGTGCGACTATGAACTCTGCCGAACAGTCTAAGCGAAAAACCCAAGACACCGATGGTGCAGGCggtccctggggaggggaggtggcttCACTGCGGCCCCAACCCCCTCTGAATTCTGACCCATACGAAATActcagcaaaacaaaactaagacacGCACTGAAGCTCTCCTTGTTCGGACGTTGCCTTAGCTCCAGCTAAGTGAGCTGCTCCACCCGCTCCGGCAGCGCGTCCTGCCCTCTGGAGCTCGGAGCAAGAActcggggggctgggggtgaaccCCGAAGGGGAGAGCACCCTGAGGGTCACCCAGGCCGCACTTCCCCCCTCTGTCCACAGGGGGCGCCCCGAGGCCTGCTGCCGACTGAtactgtccccccaccccccccaccccccgccggggGACCTCGGGGACCTCAGGCTGTTGCccgagaggcaaagacacaggcagggacaAGGAAGTAACATAAAATAGAAACTAGCTTTATTTCTCTGGAAGAAGCAGGGATCCATAGCCGGGGCAGCAACTTTGGTGGCAGACGCTGGCAGGAAAACACGGAACAGCACAGGGGAGGAGCTGGGTCAAAGAGGAAGCACTGGTGTCCCTCCAGGGCAGCTGCCCCCTTGGTCTCCTTCCAACCCTGGGGCCTTGGGCCCTGGTCCCTGCCAAAGAACAATCTGGCACCCTTGCTCTGCTTCCTCAGCCACCTAGGGCTATTTCCAGGCACAAGATCCTAAGACCTGCCAAGTCCCATAATGTATCCATGGTGTGGCCACAAGTCACATTCTCTCCGACATCCCAATGCCCACCAGGAGATCCCTGGAGAAGGGCGCTGCCCTGAGGGCCTGCTGGGTGCTGGCCCCCTTCTGTGGGGCCAGCACATCCTCCCGGCATGGGTCAAGCCTGGCTTCCCCGGCGGCGGCAGAGCCTGGGGACACTCTcccgccccaggcccccaccAGGGGCTGGCGCAGAGGCAGCTCGGCTGCAGGGCCCGCGGAGGCCGCCCCCAGGCCCGCCTTCACAGGGCTCCTTCCTACCCCTTGGCCAGGGGCACCAAGAGCTGATCCAAAGTTGCAGGGACAGCACTGGGTGAGGGGGGACGGCAAGGCGGGGCTCCCAGTCTCCTGCTGCCTTGGCCTTGCTCCGCCACTAGGAGCAGCAAGTGGCAGCAGGTCCTCCGGGCTGGGGGGGGACCTCCCCACCCTTGTCAGATGGACAGACTCAAGTGATTCCTTCAGGACAGACCCTCTGGCTCTCCAGACACCTCAGCGCCTACAGGAGGGGAAACAACCAGAAAGCCCCTCTGTCAAGGGTACAGAACGGCTAGTGCGGGTGGGCACGAGCGGGCCTCCTAGTACCAGGCGAATCTAGCTGAAGAGTCAgcaataattttggaatttaccACCCTGGGATGTGTTctagcttcaaaaaaaaaaaaaaaaaaaaaagacagcagtgCTGCTGCTGAGACGGCCAGAGGGCGGCGGGCACCGTAAAGCCTGAGGAAGCCCCCACGGGGCAGGGGCTCCTCGGACCCCCAAGTTCATCCAGACCAGGTGCTGAAACATCTAAGCGGGCTTAGAAGAAACTTCTTTCACCCGGAACTGCCTGCCCCGCAGCATGGGCCGCCATCCCCCCCCAAGCTGGGGGACCCCGGGGCCGAGTGGGGGGGCGCTCACTCACTTGTGGTGGGCAGGGCCGCAGGAGCCCAGCAGGTGGCAGCCAGCCTGCTCCAAGTTCCAGTCGCACATCTCCAGCACTTTGTGGCACTCGCTTCGCGGCCGCAGACCCAACCCAAAGAGCTGCTCCACCTGAGGAGCAGAGGGTGGTGCCATGGGACACGCTGGGGCTGAAGGGCACcagccagggtgggggcagaggagagccAGAGGCAGGATGGCAGGGAGGGGTCAGGGGAGGTGAGAGCGGCAGAGCCAGTCTTCAGGGTCCCTGAAAGCCAgagtgggcgggaggtgggggtacCTTCAGATACTGTGCAGCCCTCTGCACGCTCCAGCTGTGGCTCTGCAGGGCCGCCTGGCACTCCTCTGTGGTCACCCCATGCACCATGGCCTGCAGCTGGGcacacccacccacctacccgtCAGCACCGCCTGGGCCCATTCCTCTGGGgccctcaggccccgcccctccgcccagCAGCCGGGCCTGGTGCTCACCATCTGGACCTTGTCTGCCGGCCGTCCAGCCTCCGGCCcgtccccagggcagcccctctgTGGCAGCCGAGCAGCGGCCCGCAGGGCTGGTGGCCGGGGCCCTGGATTACTGTTGTTGGTGGAGAAGTTGGCCTTGGGATCGGGGGCGGCCTGGGGCATCGGTCGAACGGTGGCAGTGGGGGCAGCAGGAGCCGGGGTGCTGGGCgggggcagcagcaggggcaCGGGCAGGGGGGCCGGCTCTTCAGGGCTCTGAGCCTCACGCAGGAAGCGCTGATAGCGTTCCAGGTAGGGTGGGCGCTCGGGCAGCAGGTAGTAGTGGGTGCTGCTGACCTTCTTGCCGTCGCGGACAATGGGCAGGATGCAGGGACCAGCCCGCGGGCCGGGTGCCTGGATCACTTGGGGTGTGGCGTACTTGGGGTCTGAGGCAAAGCTCTGGGTGGTGGGCATGGTCTTCCCAGGTGAGCTGGAGAGCCGAGGTGGCAGCGGGGAGCCGCCGGGTGGAACCAGGGGGCTAGGGGTCCGTGAGCCTTGAGGGGACAGGGGCTCCCGGGGAGGCacccggggaggggaggcgggtcCAGGCCACCGCCCTATCTCCTCCTCGCCTGAGGGGGCTGGAGACAGCTCGCCCCGTGGGCGGGTGGGCCTCGGGGGGATGGGCACgcgggggggcacctggggcttGTCCTCACCCGCTGGGGCCGGGCCAGGAGGAGGGCTCAGGGAGCCAGCCGGGACCTGCAGCTGCCGCATGCACTCCTGCTGCAGCGCCTGGAAGATCTCTGCGGTCTGGGCCGAGTTGGGCGGCTTGCTCCCACCCTGGGGTGGGAGGAACAGATTGTCCTCCAGGGGAGGGAGCAGCTGTGCCTGCTCAGGCACAAAGGCGTAATTGGTTTCGCCCTGGCTGGGCCCAGTGCGGACCCCTGCACCCACCAGGGTGCTGTTGATGGAGCAGACCTCGAAGTCATCCTCGTCCTGGGCCACATCGTCGTAGGCAGGAGGCGGGGGCAGCGGGCGGGCGTCCCAGTCCACCACGGGCGTGGGGtgcaggggccggggcagggcccGCGTGGGGCTCTGCGGCGGGGTCTTGTCCAGTAAGGAACAGGCATCCATGGCCAGCTGCGCCAGTGAGGGCGCGCAGGGCCGGGGGGTGGGGACGACGGGCTCCTCGCCAAAGTCAATGAGCGTGACCTCGCCCCCACCGCCACGACCCGCCTTGGTGCCGGGCACCCGAGCGGAGGGCTTCGCGAGCCACAGCCCACGGGTCAGGGCTGGTTTCCGGAGGCCCAGCCTCTTGAAGTCGCTGGACAGGGGGTCCTGGTCCTCACTCACAGGGTCATAGGTTGGCTctaggagagggagggagaccccACCGGGAAGGCAGTGTCAGGCAGGGGGACGGGGAAGAGAGACAAgtaccctcccccgccccccactcccaaCGCCCCCAGAGATTAGCCCCTCGGCTGCCAAATTCCTCCACGCACACCAACCCTGTTCCAACAGGAGGACAGAACCTGCTCCGGACACTCAGTTCTCCACATGGGCTCATGGACCCCTGCCTCCATCTCAGCTAGAGCAAGCGGTACCTCACAGCCATATGATACCCCGACACACAAGGCCCCGAACGCCCCAGACTCCTGGGCCCCGGCTGGTAACCCCATATCCCCACCCCATTACGCACACCATTAGTGCAGGCGGGGGCCACGGACAATCCCCCACCATCAAGGGCAACAGGAGCTGTCCTCGGAGAGCACAGAGCTCCTGACCAAGCACCGTGAAGCCCCGACACGGCATCTGCGGGTCCCAGAGGGAGCGGGACCAGGCCGCGTGACGGTGGAGAGGCGGGCGCCGGGACCACACACTTGCTCCAGAAGCCTGGGCTTTGGGGGGTCGGGGGAGAGGCAGGCATGCTGGGCCAGGTCAGCAGCCAAAGCTCACAGCACACACGgcatgccccccgcccccccgccaccccgccaGCCCACCAGGGCGCTGTACCTTCCAGGAGAGGAGgaatgagaggagagagggggcaggggcaggggcaggggccaagGCTTCGAGAGCGGCCCCACTTACTCTGAGCGAAGATGGCAGGCTGAGGTGGGCGAGGTGGAGGCTCCCCTGCAAGAAAGGCCATGCGGAGAGCAGAAGGGACAGAGCGGGCGAGACAGGGgagagaagacagacagacagacaggaggGCAGcgtggagagagacagagagagggtggtGAACAGGGGCCGAGCCAACAGTACAAACCCAACAGCAATGGGAAGCAGTGGGGCGGCAGGATGGGGGGAGCCCGCGTTCCAGAACGACAGGCACAGGATCCGGGAGGTGGATGAGGCTCCTGGTCAGCGTGAAGCCTGCGGGGTGGTTTTGGCTCGGGAGAGGACAGCAGGCTTAGGGGGAGTGAGGAAAGGCAGGATCTGAGTgcgtggggaggagagagggggacgCTGCGGCGGGCAGGCCAACACGGCCAGCCGGGGATGCCCACCTCAGCGGATGCAGCGGCCTCTCGTCTTGCACCCACGGCCAGCCGGAGCCAGGGCACAGCTGTCCCCCTGCAGCCCTGACCCCACTGTCCCGGAGCCAGGGCAGCCTGCTACTGGGCAGCGGACGCACAAGGGGGCGCCGGGAGGGAGGCCGGACTCTTACTTTTCAGCCTTCCTAGATGCTGGGTGGGCCGGGGGACGCACAAGGGGGCGCCGGGAGGGAGGCCGGGCTCTTACTTTTCAGCCTTCCTAGATGCTGGGTGGGCCGGGGGGTGCTCAGTTCCACGCTCAGCAGGTCAGGAGGATCCATGGGGTTTCCCAGATACAGTCTGTGGGAGGACGACCGGGTCagatggtggggctgggggaggcacgTGGAGCGGCCCCAGGGGGAGGAGATGCCCGGGGCCAGGCCGAGACCAGAACCCTGAGTGCACGCAGAGAACCACCTGAGCCAAGCCCCGCCAAGAACCTGGGTCGGGAGCCCAGGACCCCCAACTCACGGCAGCTCCCCGAAGACTACACGGGCCGGGAgctgtggggagggcagagacggAGCTCCTGACCCCGACCCCTGCAACTGCCGCGGCGCCCCAACCCACGCCTGGCCGTCACCTGCCCACACGTGCTCTTCTGACCCACCGGGCCCAGAGGCATCGGGCCGCACCACGCCGTCGGGGGCGCAGGAggcccctctctcccccaccaggCAGAAGGGGGGCTGGGCCACCTGGCTTGCTCCCCGGTCACCCTCCCAGCCCCCGTGCGGACTGTCAGGCCCTGGCACTTAGGCCCGGGGCTGAGGAAAGCCTGGAGGACCGGGCTGGGCTGGCCGCAGCACGCCAGGAGCGGGCCAGAGGGCCTCTACACAGCTCGCCCCTTCCCTCAGGCTCGTGCTGGCTCCTGGGACGTAGGAGGCAGCGGTTGCTCTCCCAGGCTCCGCGTTGgggggcgagggcgagggcgagggggACGGCCTGCCTCCCTGTGCCCCAGAAGCCAGAGCAGGAAGGGCTGCCGGGAGCCCCCGCTGCCAGCAAGGAGGCATGAAGCGGGCGCTCGCTCAGGAGCTGCCGGGAGGCTCGCTGGGGCAGGGTACCCGGGAAGGGACTACTTCTCTTCCTGTGTCCTCCGGATGCCCCCCCAGGGACCTCCTCCTTTCACTTAAAGGACACTGAgcccccccggggccccccaAGTGCAGAGTGAGCAGGCAAGCAGGGCAGCTGCCAAACCTTCCCTCTggagtctccccacagggagctcttTGTCTacgcccccctccccaggacaCAGCGGCGTGTCTCCTGGGCCTGTGTGCACCCCCAGGGCTTGACCCAGGaggctgggtctccaggaccgtgcgGGGTAAGCAGGGCCACTACCGCCCCAACACCAGGGAGCGTGACACAGGCGTTCCTGCTGAAGCCCTTCCAAAGGTGGTTCCGAGACAGGTGGGGTGGCACCAACCATCCTTGGGCTCCCGACACCGCCCCCCCCTTGAGCCTGCAGGGACGGCTTCTGGGGGCTGCAGACTCTGGCGCCACAGGCCACAGCCCACCCCGGCGCACTCACTCGTCAATCTTGTCGGGGAAGCCCCAGCAGTGGCGGGGGTCGCTGTCGCCATGTCCCGTGTGGATGAAGCTGTTCTGCAGCGGCTGACTGATGTCCTGGGCCGACAGGCCAGCCACGGAGGTCACCACGTTGCGAGGGAAGGGCCCCACACACAGCGTCCGCGTGTTCTGGCCGCGCCACCAGTAGTTCTCCGCCCTGCCCAACAGAGACCACGCGGTGAGCACCAGTGCACTGGGGCGGCCCCAGGGCGTGGGACCCTCTCCAAACCCAGCTGCCTCCAGCCTCGCTGCCGCCTGGCCACCTCGGCACAAGGGGACCGGAGGGCGTACGGCCCGACACCAGGGTGGTCTGAGTGCAGGGCCCGGCTGGCCGCACACACCTTACCCTCAGATACCGAGGGGGGTCCCACAGTTTTTTCTACagtttacagatcaggaaacggGTTCCAACAAGCGACCAGGCTTGCCCGGAGTTCCCAGACACATCGCagcagacccaggatcaaattcTGTCGTTAGTCTGCAAGCCGGCTCCCTTCCTACCGagcccctcacctccctcctcctggcAAGGCCTggacccccagcctctggccaccGGGCCCTGCTCCTCAGCCCAGGATCCAGGCATCCCGAGCTGGAGACGCCAAAGCAGCACGACGGCCTTGCACTAGTGGCCTCGCAGCCAAGCCCTCCGGCCACACTCGCCGTGGGCACGCAGCCCCTGGTGCATTTGGGAGCGCTCGGAGCAAGCCACGCCTTCCCATCACTTCTGTGTGTCCAGGGCCCTTCACAACCTCCGGGCAGGGGTGTGGGACACCTGCCCTTATGCCTGTCCATCTCCCGGGGAACTCTTGTCTTAAATACGGGGTCTGGAAGCGGCCTAGCTTCCCAGTACAGCCGAACCACGGGAGCTCCTGCTCCTCACTCTGATCTCAGACACGAAAGCTCTGCTAATGTAGCCTAAGCccgggcctggggtgggggccggggcaggAAGGGGCCCCCCGGACACTCCGAGTGGCAGGCTGCAGCTCCTGCATCTGCACTGGGGTCGCCCACAGCTGACCACACGGGCAGGGTCTGAGCCGAGGCAGAGGCGGTGCTGGCCTCACGCCGCCGTGGTGGGCGTGCACACACCCGGCCAACCCCCGGCCGCATGCCCCGAGCGCCGAGGGGCCCCTCCAAACTGCAGCCGGGCTGCAGGGGCCGAGGGGGGATGGAGGCTGAGCTCCTGGATCCTCGTCCGTGAGGGGACGAGGCCCCCGGGAGCGGCATGACCTCCCACTGCCTGCCGTGGAGACCGCAAGTGGAAGCCCACGAGCACAGCAGCGCTCGGGAagccaagggggtgggggtgagccgGGAGCCCGGCCTCCCCATACAGAGCCGCTGACCAGCCCCCCGGGGTGGGAAGGGCGGGAGGCGAGGGAAGAAGGCAGGACGACACCCAGGGAGGGACGGCGCCCACCGCGAACATCAGGGCCACTCCGAGGCGAGACGTCGCGGGACACTGCGGCCCAGGGCTGGCTGCGGCTGCCGTGCTCCCCTGAAGCAGGACGAAGGCGGGCGCCCGCCGCCGGGGaccccgcccctgccgccccgctgcccccccccccgtccccacTGGCTCCCTGGGTTCTGCGTGGCCCTCCGGGGACCCTCTCGGACACCCCCGGGCCAGACGGCGGACTCTGCCCTCCACACCCCCTCCGACGTG
The genomic region above belongs to Canis lupus dingo isolate Sandy chromosome 33, ASM325472v2, whole genome shotgun sequence and contains:
- the TNK2 gene encoding activated CDC42 kinase 1 isoform X4, which produces MQPEEGTGWLLELLSEVQLQQYFLRLRDDLNVTRLSHFEYVKNEDLEKIGMGRPGQRRLWEAVKRRKAMCKRKSWMSKVFSGKRLEAEFPPHHSQSTFRKTSPTPGGPAGEGPLQSLTCLIGEKDLHLFEKLGDGSFGVVRRGEWDAPSGKTMSVAVKCLKPDVLSQPEAMDDFIREVNAMHSLDHRNLIRLYGVVLTPPMKMVTELAPLGSLLDRLRKHQGHFLLGTLSRYAVQVAEGMGYLESKRFIHRDLAARNLLLATRDLVKIGDFGLMRALPQNDDHYVMQEHRKVPFAWCAPESLKTRTFSHASDTWMFGVTLWEMFTYGQEPWIGLNGSQILHKIDKEGERLPRPEDCPQDVYNVMVQCWAHKPEDRPTFVALRDFLLEAQPTDMRALQDFEEPDKLHIQMNDVITVIEGRAENYWWRGQNTRTLCVGPFPRNVVTSVAGLSAQDISQPLQNSFIHTGHGDSDPRHCWGFPDKIDELYLGNPMDPPDLLSVELSTPRPTQHLGRLKREPPPRPPQPAIFAQKPTYDPVSEDQDPLSSDFKRLGLRKPALTRGLWLAKPSARVPGTKAGRGGGGEVTLIDFGEEPVVPTPRPCAPSLAQLAMDACSLLDKTPPQSPTRALPRPLHPTPVVDWDARPLPPPPAYDDVAQDEDDFEVCSINSTLVGAGVRTGPSQGETNYAFVPEQAQLLPPLEDNLFLPPQGGSKPPNSAQTAEIFQALQQECMRQLQVPAGSLSPPPGPAPAGEDKPQVPPRVPIPPRPTRPRGELSPAPSGEEEIGRWPGPASPPRVPPREPLSPQGSRTPSPLVPPGGSPLPPRLSSSPGKTMPTTQSFASDPKYATPQVIQAPGPRAGPCILPIVRDGKKVSSTHYYLLPERPPYLERYQRFLREAQSPEEPAPLPVPLLLPPPSTPAPAAPTATVRPMPQAAPDPKANFSTNNSNPGPRPPALRAAARLPQRGCPGDGPEAGRPADKVQMLQAMVHGVTTEECQAALQSHSWSVQRAAQYLKVEQLFGLGLRPRSECHKVLEMCDWNLEQAGCHLLGSCGPAHHKR
- the TNK2 gene encoding activated CDC42 kinase 1 isoform X5, with amino-acid sequence MQPEEGTGWLLELLSEVQLQQYFLRLRDDLNVTRLSHFEYVKNEDLEKIGMGRPGQRRLWEAVKRRKAMCKRKSWMSKVFSGKRLEAEFPPHHSQSTFRKTSPTPGGPAGEGPLQSLTCLIGEKDLHLFEKLGDGSFGVVRRGEWDAPSGKTMSVAVKCLKPDVLSQPEAMDDFIREVNAMHSLDHRNLIRLYGVVLTPPMKMVTELAPLGSLLDRLRKHQGHFLLGTLSRYAVQVAEGMGYLESKRFIHRDLAARNLLLATRDLVKIGDFGLMRALPQNDDHYVMQEHRKVPFAWCAPESLKTRTFSHASDTWMFGVTLWEMFTYGQEPWIGLNGSQILHKIDKEGERLPRPEDCPQDVYNVMVQCWAHKPEDRPTFVALRDFLLEAQPTDMRALQDFEEPDKLHIQMNDVITVIEGRAENYWWRGQNTRTLCVGPFPRNVVTSVAGLSAQDISQPLQNSFIHTGHGDSDPRHCWGFPDKIDELYLGNPMDPPDLLSVELSTPRPTQHLGRLKREPPPRPPQPAIFAQSKWGRSRSLGPCPCPCPLSPLIPPLLEEPTYDPVSEDQDPLSSDFKRLGLRKPALTRGLWLAKPSARVPGTKAGRGGGGEVTLIDFGEEPVVPTPRPCAPSLAQLAMDACSLLDKTPPQSPTRALPRPLHPTPVVDWDARPLPPPPAYDDVAQDEDDFEVCSINSTLVGAGVRTGPSQGETNYAFVPEQAQLLPPLEDNLFLPPQGGSKPPNSAQTAEIFQALQQECMRQLQVPAGSLSPPPGPAPAGEDKPQVPPRVPIPPRPTRPRGELSPAPSGEEEIGRWPGPASPPRVPPREPLSPQGSRTPSPLVPPGGSPLPPRLSSSPGKTMPTTQSFASDPKYATPQVIQAPGPRAGPCILPIVRDGKKVSSTHYYLLPERPPYLERYQRFLREAQSPEEPAPLPVPLLLPPPSTPAPAAPTATVRPMPQAAPDPKANFSTNNSNPGPRPPALRAAARLPQRGCPGDGPEAGRPADKVQMVEQLFGLGLRPRSECHKVLEMCDWNLEQAGCHLLGSCGPAHHKR
- the TNK2 gene encoding activated CDC42 kinase 1 isoform X8: MQPEEGTGWLLELLSEVQLQQYFLRLRDDLNVTRLSHFEYVKNEDLEKIGMGRPGQRRLWEAVKRRKAMCKRKSWMSKVFSGKRLEAEFPPHHSQSTFRKTSPTPGGPAGEGPLQSLTCLIGEKDLHLFEKLGDGSFGVVRRGEWDAPSGKTMSVAVKCLKPDVLSQPEAMDDFIREVNAMHSLDHRNLIRLYGVVLTPPMKMVTELAPLGSLLDRLRKHQGHFLLGTLSRYAVQVAEGMGYLESKRFIHRDLAARNLLLATRDLVKIGDFGLMRALPQNDDHYVMQEHRKVPFAWCAPESLKTRTFSHASDTWMFGVTLWEMFTYGQEPWIGLNGSQILHKIDKEGERLPRPEDCPQDVYNVMVQCWAHKPEDRPTFVALRDFLLEAQPTDMRALQDFEEPDKLHIQMNDVITVIEGRAENYWWRGQNTRTLCVGPFPRNVVTSVAGLSAQDISQPLQNSFIHTGHGDSDPRHCWGFPDKIDELYLGNPMDPPDLLSVELSTPRPTQHLGRLKREPPPRPPQPAIFAQSKWGRSRSLGPCPCPCPLSPLIPPLLEEPTYDPVSEDQDPLSSDFKRLGLRKPALTRGLWLAKPSARVPGTKAGRGGGGEVTLIDFGEEPVVPTPRPCAPSLAQLAMDACSLLDKTPPQSPTRALPRPLHPTPVVDWDARPLPPPPAYDDVAQDEDDFEVCSINSTLVGAGVRTGPSQGETNYAFVPEQAQLLPPLEDNLFLPPQGGSKPPNSAQTAEIFQALQQECMRQLQVPAGSLSPPPGPAPAGEDKPQVPPRVPIPPRPTRPRGELSPAPSGEEEIGRWPGPASPPRVPPREPLSPQGSRTPSPLVPPGGSPLPPRLSSSPGKTMPTTQSFASDPKYATPQVIQAPGPRAGPCILPIVRDGKKVSSTHYYLLPERPPYLERYQRFLREAQSPEEPAPLPVPLLLPPPSTPAPAAPTATVRPMPQAAPDPKANFSTNNSNPGPRPPALRAAARLPQRGCPGDGPEAGRPADKVQMLQAMVHGVTTEECQAALQSHSWSVQRAAQYLKVEQLFGLGLRPRSECHKVLEMCDWNLEQAGCHLLGSCGPAHHKR
- the TNK2 gene encoding activated CDC42 kinase 1 isoform X7 gives rise to the protein MPAARRFPGLELSFPLLARLRRRLYTRLGSSSMQPEEGTGWLLELLSEVQLQQYFLRLRDDLNVTRLSHFEYVKNEDLEKIGMGRPGQRRLWEAVKRRKAMCKRKSWMSKVFSGKRLEAEFPPHHSQSTFRKTSPTPGGPAGEGPLQSLTCLIGEKDLHLFEKLGDGSFGVVRRGEWDAPSGKTMSVAVKCLKPDVLSQPEAMDDFIREVNAMHSLDHRNLIRLYGVVLTPPMKMVTELAPLGSLLDRLRKHQGHFLLGTLSRYAVQVAEGMGYLESKRFIHRDLAARNLLLATRDLVKIGDFGLMRALPQNDDHYVMQEHRKVPFAWCAPESLKTRTFSHASDTWMFGVTLWEMFTYGQEPWIGLNGSQILHKIDKEGERLPRPEDCPQDVYNVMVQCWAHKPEDRPTFVALRDFLLEAQPTDMRALQDFEEPDKLHIQMNDVITVIEGRAENYWWRGQNTRTLCVGPFPRNVVTSVAGLSAQDISQPLQNSFIHTGHGDSDPRHCWGFPDKIDELYLGNPMDPPDLLSVELSTPRPTQHLGRLKREPPPRPPQPAIFAQKPTYDPVSEDQDPLSSDFKRLGLRKPALTRGLWLAKPSARVPGTKAGRGGGGEVTLIDFGEEPVVPTPRPCAPSLAQLAMDACSLLDKTPPQSPTRALPRPLHPTPVVDWDARPLPPPPAYDDVAQDEDDFEVCSINSTLVGAGVRTGPSQGETNYAFVPEQAQLLPPLEDNLFLPPQGGSKPPNSAQTAEIFQALQQECMRQLQVPAGSLSPPPGPAPAGEDKPQVPPRVPIPPRPTRPRGELSPAPSGEEEIGRWPGPASPPRVPPREPLSPQGSRTPSPLVPPGGSPLPPRLSSSPGKTMPTTQSFASDPKYATPQVIQAPGPRAGPCILPIVRDGKKVSSTHYYLLPERPPYLERYQRFLREAQSPEEPAPLPVPLLLPPPSTPAPAAPTATVRPMPQAAPDPKANFSTNNSNPGPRPPALRAAARLPQRGCPGDGPEAGRPADKVQMLQAMVHGVTTEECQAALQSHSWSVQRAAQYLKVEQLFGLGLRPRSECHKVLEMCDWNLEQAGCHLLGSCGPAHHK
- the TNK2 gene encoding activated CDC42 kinase 1 isoform X1 → MQPEEGTGWLLELLSEVQLQQYFLRLRDDLNVTRLSHFEYVKNEDLEKIGMGRPGQRRLWEAVKRRKAMCKRKSWMSKVFSGKRLEAEFPPHHSQSTFRKTSPTPGGPAGEGPLQSLTCLIGEKDLHLFEKLGDGSFGVVRRGEWDAPSGKTMSVAVKCLKPDVLSQPEAMDDFIREVNAMHSLDHRNLIRLYGVVLTPPMKMVTELAPLGSLLDRLRKHQGHFLLGTLSRYAVQVAEGMGYLESKRFIHRDLAARNLLLATRDLVKIGDFGLMRALPQNDDHYVMQEHRKVPFAWCAPESLKTRTFSHASDTWMFGVTLWEMFTYGQEPWIGLNGSQILHKIDKEGERLPRPEDCPQDVYNVMVQCWAHKPEDRPTFVALRDFLLEAQPTDMRALQDFEEPDKLHIQMNDVITVIEGRAENYWWRGQNTRTLCVGPFPRNVVTSVAGLSAQDISQPLQNSFIHTGHGDSDPRHCWGFPDKIDELYLGNPMDPPDLLSVELSTPRPTQHLGRLKREPPPRPPQPAIFAQSKWGRSRSLGPCPCPCPLSPLIPPLLEEPTYDPVSEDQDPLSSDFKRLGLRKPALTRGLWLAKPSARVPGTKAGRGGGGEVTLIDFGEEPVVPTPRPCAPSLAQLAMDACSLLDKTPPQSPTRALPRPLHPTPVVDWDARPLPPPPAYDDVAQDEDDFEVCSINSTLVGAGVRTGPSQGETNYAFVPEQAQLLPPLEDNLFLPPQGGSKPPNSAQTAEIFQALQQECMRQLQVPAGSLSPPPGPAPAGEDKPQVPPRVPIPPRPTRPRGELSPAPSGEEEIGRWPGPASPPRVPPREPLSPQGSRTPSPLVPPGGSPLPPRLSSSPGKTMPTTQSFASDPKYATPQVIQAPGPRAGPCILPIVRDGKKVSSTHYYLLPERPPYLERYQRFLREAQSPEEPAPLPVPLLLPPPSTPAPAAPTATVRPMPQAAPDPKANFSTNNSNPGPRPPALRAAARLPQRGCPGDGPEAGRPADKVQMLQAMVHGVTTEECQAALQSHSWSVQRAAQYLKVEQLFGLGLRPRSECHKVLEMCDWNLEQAGCHLLGSCGPAHHK